One window from the genome of Helicobacter pylori encodes:
- a CDS encoding site-specific DNA-methyltransferase, with the protein MQNKEMDQEKSVKEKNLEVFNRYFPGCLSIENDNQLTLDTKKLKALLGDFSEIKEEGYGLDFVGKKIALNQAFKKNHKILKPLNESNSKHILIKGDNLDALKILKQSYSEKIKMIYIDPPYNTKTENFIYGDDFSQSNEEVLKTLDYSKEKLDYIKNLFGSKCHSGWLSFMYPRLLLAKDLLKQDGVIFISIDDNECANLKILCDEIFGEGNFLSSLTWLKGNAQNDAQYFQNNYENILVYAKHVEALSLNRMASKKEVKVFCENDKYYYERAGLTTGGAGGTLNARANLGYSIYYNPKTLDFLGVDDYDKKLAKSSNDENLVYNDRQDLLKQGYKIIRPPKKGVGLGRWTWALDTFNSNKNIISIKKNSRNEYVICKKEFLDKNQVKQNENGKFYAILDKSSPARNVIENIGGGNGTKEVNDLFNQKIFNNPKPLKLINRLIELSTNEGDIILDFFAGSGTTAHAVLESNKSDYQKLSEGGGLFNGLNAAFKERRFILVQLDEKIDPKKNKSAYDFCLNTLKSTSPSIFDITEERIKRAGAKIKEACPNLDVGFRAFEIIDDETHANDKNLSQAHQKDLFAYSNLDRMETQTILIKLLGCEGLELTTPIICLIENALYLAQNTAFIVGDIEMSEVLENLKDKGVEKISMYMPAISNDRLCLELGSNLFDLKLESGDLKIRG; encoded by the coding sequence ATGCAAAATAAAGAAATGGATCAAGAAAAAAGCGTTAAGGAAAAAAATTTAGAGGTTTTTAATCGTTATTTTCCCGGTTGCTTGAGTATAGAAAATGACAACCAACTCACGCTGGATACAAAAAAATTAAAAGCGTTACTAGGGGATTTTAGCGAGATAAAAGAAGAGGGCTATGGGTTGGATTTTGTGGGTAAGAAAATCGCCTTAAATCAAGCTTTTAAGAAAAATCATAAGATTTTAAAGCCCTTAAACGAATCCAATAGCAAGCACATTCTCATCAAGGGCGATAATTTAGACGCTCTCAAAATCTTAAAACAAAGCTATAGTGAAAAAATCAAAATGATTTACATTGATCCGCCTTACAACACGAAAACCGAGAATTTTATCTATGGCGATGATTTCTCGCAATCCAATGAAGAGGTTTTAAAAACATTGGATTATTCTAAAGAAAAGCTGGATTATATCAAGAATCTTTTTGGGTCAAAATGCCATAGCGGGTGGCTTAGTTTCATGTATCCCAGATTGTTGCTCGCTAAAGATTTGCTCAAACAAGACGGCGTGATTTTCATCAGCATTGACGATAATGAGTGTGCGAATTTAAAAATCTTGTGCGATGAAATTTTTGGGGAGGGGAATTTTTTATCATCTTTGACTTGGCTTAAAGGTAACGCTCAAAATGATGCACAATATTTTCAAAACAATTACGAAAATATTCTTGTTTATGCAAAGCATGTTGAAGCGCTCAGTCTTAATCGCATGGCTTCAAAAAAAGAAGTCAAAGTATTTTGTGAAAATGATAAATATTATTATGAGAGAGCTGGACTTACAACAGGCGGAGCTGGAGGGACTTTAAACGCACGAGCAAATTTAGGTTATAGTATTTACTATAATCCTAAAACGCTAGATTTTTTAGGTGTAGATGATTATGATAAAAAATTAGCAAAAAGTAGCAATGATGAAAACCTAGTTTATAACGATAGACAAGACTTATTAAAACAAGGCTATAAAATCATAAGACCACCAAAAAAGGGTGTTGGACTTGGGCGTTGGACTTGGGCGTTGGATACTTTTAATAGTAATAAAAATATTATTTCTATTAAAAAAAATAGTAGAAATGAATATGTAATTTGTAAAAAAGAATTTTTAGATAAAAACCAAGTCAAACAAAATGAAAACGGCAAATTTTACGCTATTTTAGACAAGTCATCGCCCGCAAGAAATGTGATAGAAAATATCGGCGGTGGTAATGGGACAAAAGAAGTTAATGATCTTTTTAATCAAAAGATTTTCAATAACCCAAAACCTCTAAAACTCATCAACCGACTGATTGAATTATCCACAAACGAGGGCGACATCATTTTAGACTTTTTCGCTGGGAGCGGGACAACCGCGCATGCCGTGTTAGAGAGTAATAAGAGCGATTATCAAAAATTAAGTGAGGGGGGGGGGTTATTTAATGGCTTGAACGCCGCATTTAAAGAAAGGCGCTTCATTCTCGTCCAATTAGATGAAAAAATTGATCCCAAGAAAAACAAAAGCGCTTATGATTTTTGTTTAAACACCCTAAAATCCACCTCGCCGAGCATTTTTGACATCACCGAAGAAAGGATTAAAAGAGCGGGGGCTAAAATCAAAGAAGCTTGCCCCAATTTAGACGTGGGGTTTAGAGCGTTTGAAATCATTGATGATGAAACGCATGCTAATGATAAAAATCTCAGTCAAGCCCATCAAAAGGATTTGTTCGCTTATTCTAACCTTGATAGAATGGAAACCCAAACGATTTTAATTAAGCTTTTAGGCTGCGAGGGTTTGGAGCTCACCACCCCTATAATTTGCTTGATTGAAAACGCCTTGTATTTGGCTCAAAATACGGCTTTCATTGTGGGGGATATAGAAATGAGTGAGGTTTTAGAAAACTTGAAAGATAAAGGGGTGGAAAAAATCAGCATGTATATGCCCGCTATCAGTAACGACAGGCTGTGTTTGGAATTGGGCAGTAATTTGTTTGATTTGAAATTAGAGAGCGGCGATTTAAAGATTAGGGGGTAG
- a CDS encoding type III restriction-modification system endonuclease: MKIKFKRLDYQEQCRDQILGVFKGIDLREPENDAQRISNPIFEIEALKNVLLENIEDLRSKQKITQGSVGIEKSLNCDILMETGTGKTFCFLECVYALHKNYHLSKFIVLVPSNAIKLGVLKSVEITREFFKSEYSTHLESYEDAERFILASNHKCCVLVMTDAAFNKKDNIINQSCLENTNLFNGATSYMQALASMRPIVIIDEPHKFLGDKTKEKLKEFNALITLRFGATFKDDYHNLIYALDSKKAFDCALVKSISVASVGESDECFLELKGIEKRNEYEAMINYTNLDNKIQSVKVKTHDNLGVVTQISALEDYIVEKITKTEIRFLNGFNLLLDQKEPFSHLLESEQEVMLKEAIKSHFEREEGLFKKGIKALCMVFISGVNSYLSENEQPAKLALLFEKLYQQELEEVLKKPSLDENYRAYLERTKDAIKKVHGGYFAKSKKESDEAQVIALILKEKEKLLSFDSDLRFIFSQWALQEGWDNPNVMTICKLAPSHSNITKLQQIGRGLRLAVNDKGERITKEHADFDFVNELVVIVPQVEGDFVGAIQQEISEHSLIKQEFSAEELEKSGMVRKGYYGVLFETLEGLGFGEKTDDENFKLTLNQNEFLKKEPELEKLKDETYLDFEKLKDFLKDRLVGNLRVRNKNERKTEKIKINKENFKKFETLWESLNHQARIAYAIDSESLIDEIVTKINASFNVKSKIVSVTTHKKVETMGNNAKTEMFERESACVWSLHEFISALSNKVKLSFKSVAKVLEKIDENKFDLIKKNEQEGLRRLEELFLEIIYQNIEDKISYQMRETTIKNRKNDAFYDEKGEIREFLDGSLGADKYEIKNSSAQEKCLYENFMQVDSEIEKDTIEESNDTKIIVFGKLPRVKIPIGLNQTYSPDFGYVVENNDKKVLLVVETKGVEHENELREEERRKISTAKKFFEALKKQGVNIEYKTKMRKDQLSALINEILNRKD; encoded by the coding sequence ATGAAAATCAAATTCAAACGATTAGACTATCAGGAGCAATGCCGGGACCAAATTTTAGGGGTGTTTAAGGGGATTGATTTGAGAGAGCCAGAAAATGACGCTCAAAGGATTTCTAACCCTATTTTTGAAATAGAAGCGCTCAAAAATGTTTTATTAGAAAATATTGAGGATTTACGATCGAAACAAAAAATAACCCAAGGGAGCGTGGGGATTGAGAAGTCGTTAAACTGCGATATTTTAATGGAAACAGGCACCGGGAAGACCTTTTGCTTTTTGGAATGCGTTTATGCCTTGCATAAAAACTACCATTTGTCAAAATTTATCGTTTTAGTGCCAAGCAACGCCATTAAATTAGGGGTTTTAAAGAGCGTTGAAATCACCAGAGAATTTTTTAAAAGCGAGTATTCTACGCATTTAGAAAGCTATGAAGATGCAGAAAGATTCATTCTAGCGAGCAACCACAAATGCTGTGTGTTGGTGATGACTGATGCTGCCTTTAATAAAAAAGATAACATTATCAATCAATCATGCTTAGAAAACACGAATCTATTCAATGGCGCAACAAGTTACATGCAAGCTTTAGCGAGTATGCGCCCTATCGTTATCATAGACGAACCACACAAATTTTTAGGCGATAAAACAAAGGAAAAATTAAAAGAATTCAACGCTTTAATCACGCTCAGGTTTGGGGCGACTTTTAAAGATGATTATCATAATTTGATTTACGCGCTAGACAGCAAAAAAGCGTTTGATTGCGCCCTAGTGAAAAGCATTAGCGTGGCGTCTGTGGGGGAGAGTGATGAGTGTTTTTTAGAGCTTAAAGGGATTGAAAAAAGAAATGAATATGAAGCTATGATTAACTACACGAATTTAGACAATAAAATTCAAAGCGTCAAAGTCAAAACGCATGATAATTTAGGGGTGGTAACTCAAATCAGCGCTTTAGAAGATTACATTGTAGAAAAAATCACTAAAACTGAGATTCGTTTTCTCAATGGTTTTAATTTGTTACTGGATCAAAAAGAGCCTTTTTCTCATCTTTTAGAGAGCGAGCAAGAAGTGATGCTGAAAGAAGCAATAAAAAGCCATTTTGAAAGAGAAGAAGGGCTTTTTAAAAAGGGGATTAAAGCCTTGTGCATGGTGTTTATTAGCGGGGTGAATAGCTATTTAAGCGAAAATGAACAGCCGGCCAAATTGGCCCTTTTATTTGAAAAACTCTACCAACAAGAGCTTGAAGAAGTCTTAAAAAAGCCTTCTTTAGATGAAAATTATAGAGCGTATTTAGAGCGCACCAAAGACGCTATTAAAAAAGTGCATGGAGGGTATTTCGCTAAAAGCAAGAAAGAGAGCGATGAAGCCCAAGTGATCGCGCTCATTTTAAAAGAAAAAGAAAAATTGCTGAGTTTTGATTCCGATCTCAGGTTTATTTTTTCGCAATGGGCGTTGCAAGAGGGGTGGGATAACCCTAATGTGATGACGATTTGCAAATTAGCCCCTAGCCATTCCAATATCACTAAATTGCAACAAATCGGTAGGGGGTTAAGGCTCGCTGTGAATGATAAGGGCGAACGTATCACTAAAGAGCATGCTGATTTTGATTTTGTCAATGAATTAGTCGTGATCGTGCCGCAAGTGGAGGGGGATTTTGTGGGAGCGATCCAGCAAGAGATAAGCGAACACAGCTTGATCAAACAAGAATTTAGCGCAGAAGAGTTAGAAAAAAGCGGCATGGTTAGAAAAGGGTATTATGGGGTTTTGTTTGAAACATTAGAGGGTTTGGGTTTTGGAGAAAAAACAGATGATGAAAACTTTAAACTCACTCTCAATCAAAACGAATTTTTAAAAAAAGAGCCGGAACTAGAAAAATTAAAAGATGAAACATACTTGGATTTTGAAAAATTAAAAGATTTTTTAAAAGATCGCTTAGTTGGCAATCTTAGAGTTAGGAACAAAAACGAGCGAAAAACTGAAAAAATCAAAATCAATAAAGAAAATTTTAAAAAATTTGAAACCTTATGGGAGAGCTTGAACCATCAAGCCCGGATCGCTTATGCCATTGATAGCGAGAGCTTGATTGATGAGATTGTAACAAAGATCAACGCTTCTTTTAATGTCAAGTCAAAAATCGTTTCGGTTACGACGCATAAAAAAGTAGAAACGATGGGAAATAACGCCAAAACAGAGATGTTTGAGCGAGAAAGCGCATGCGTGTGGAGCTTGCATGAATTTATCAGCGCCTTGTCTAATAAGGTGAAATTGAGTTTTAAAAGCGTGGCTAAAGTGTTGGAAAAAATTGATGAAAACAAATTTGATCTAATTAAGAAAAACGAACAAGAGGGCTTAAGGCGGTTAGAAGAGCTGTTTTTGGAAATCATTTATCAAAATATTGAAGATAAAATTTCCTATCAAATGCGCGAAACGACGATTAAAAACAGAAAAAACGATGCGTTTTATGATGAAAAGGGAGAAATTAGAGAGTTTTTAGACGGGAGTTTGGGGGCGGATAAATATGAGATTAAAAATTCAAGCGCACAAGAAAAATGCCTGTATGAAAATTTCATGCAAGTGGATAGCGAGATTGAAAAGGACACGATTGAAGAATCTAACGACACTAAAATCATTGTTTTTGGCAAGCTCCCTAGGGTTAAAATCCCGATAGGGTTAAATCAAACTTATAGCCCTGATTTTGGGTATGTGGTTGAAAATAACGATAAAAAAGTGTTGTTAGTGGTAGAAACTAAGGGGGTTGAACATGAAAACGAATTGCGCGAAGAAGAAAGGCGGAAAATTTCAACCGCTAAGAAATTTTTTGAAGCTTTAAAAAAGCAAGGCGTGAATATTGAATACAAAACCAAAATGAGAAAAGATCAATTAAGCGCATTGATTAATGAAATTTTAAATCGTAAAGATTAG
- a CDS encoding class I SAM-dependent DNA methyltransferase, which translates to MIRFAHISLKDFIKKHNPQTPTKETIENFEKEINSLLENAPRQDDEEFQKNEINKFLKNTYGYDCNTRKKVDSAIRVDGEVQVLIEVKALNKKTEFPKNRENPLSKAFCQMVLYFLEEIEKEKNNSLKHTIICNAHEFFLFDCKDLLFLKEDKCIKKFYDNYAKKEGTDSSKPKFYKDLEQYLQEDFQGELRYTHFNLSSYDLKELPLIYQVLSQEVLLKQGKTLDANTLNKDFYEELLYILGLEEQNDKGKILIKPSRTQNSLSDALKKKYKNLDDEEVMALLIAWNNRILFLRLLESLLSSFKHFEKSFLTIENFKDFNALNTLFFEVLAKKNSERSLNKEDKILEKIPYLNSSLFDQTPLELKGYEIKLLDNKSLEIYPKSVLKKDKDYQNEKALPLLKYLFEFLRVYDFTTTPKDIKDNQNKSESCLINPSVLGLVFEKLNGYKEGSFYTPSFITSYMCKESIESIVLDKFNQTYNIECEKLTELKNYFKNSYKEDKRKEYLNTLLTLRVCDPAVGSGHFLVSALNEMVLIAYKLGLIASLYRHELRLENDEIIIHTPKNEVFKYTKPHSENDPHHQIQKELFELKKSIIENCLFGVDINPNSCEITKLRLWIELLKYSYYIFEEGKNTNVLETLPNIDINIKCANSLISRFNLNDDLKKIPNIKQKIQEYKDLVAQYKDPNPLYPLNKQDLINKIQDLKNTFSLTLKDPKTKAELEKAIEKHIKKYNFFALDDKSLLDGLNYFIPNLFGTPKLSPKEEEEAFASYGRIRALRKKLDDALSGGEYHNAFEWRFEFPEVLDDEGNFLGFDCIIGNPPYIRQEHIKDLKPLLQKQYQDFYNSTADIYTYFFALAYHLLKEKGFNAFITSNKYARSQYGAKLRELLLKKTTIVSYMELNALKVFESATVDTSIMSFIKQSPPKESLFNYYEPTPNDKNDLKSARPLPMRQNALSTESFIFANATLLDLRDKIESVGTPLKDWDIQIYRGILTGANEAFIITTEKREEILNACKTQEERKRTDALIKPILRGKDIKRYSYEWASLWVINTHNGYTSNLKFKIPPIDIEKYPAIKAHLNSHWDTIATRSDQGDTPYHLRNCAYLEDFEKEKIVYGEIVQEPRFYLDNGEYELGYFYAEATSFILTGEHLRYLLGMLHSELITFAFKTFYAGGGLGESGYRYKKAFIERLPIPKITPQNQELADKITDGAKQILELKEKDPKANTQKLEKEIDVLVYQLYNLTDEEIKTIEAGQ; encoded by the coding sequence ATGATTCGTTTCGCTCACATCTCGCTCAAAGATTTTATTAAAAAACACAATCCCCAAACACCCACAAAAGAAACTATAGAAAATTTTGAAAAAGAAATAAACAGCTTATTAGAAAACGCGCCAAGACAAGATGATGAAGAATTTCAAAAAAATGAAATCAATAAGTTTTTAAAAAATACCTATGGCTATGACTGCAACACCCGTAAAAAAGTGGATAGCGCGATCCGTGTGGATGGGGAAGTCCAAGTGCTTATTGAAGTCAAAGCCCTAAATAAAAAGACAGAATTCCCTAAAAACAGAGAAAACCCGCTCAGTAAAGCCTTTTGTCAAATGGTTTTGTATTTTTTAGAAGAGATAGAAAAAGAAAAAAACAATTCCCTAAAACACACCATTATTTGCAACGCGCATGAATTTTTCCTCTTTGATTGTAAGGATTTACTCTTTTTAAAAGAAGATAAATGCATCAAAAAATTCTATGATAATTACGCTAAAAAAGAAGGCACAGACTCTTCAAAACCAAAATTTTACAAAGATTTAGAACAATATTTGCAAGAAGATTTTCAAGGCGAACTCCGTTACACTCACTTTAATTTGAGCAGTTACGATCTTAAAGAACTTCCTTTGATTTATCAAGTTTTAAGCCAAGAAGTCCTTTTAAAACAAGGGAAAACCCTTGACGCTAACACGCTTAACAAAGATTTTTATGAAGAATTGCTTTACATTTTAGGGTTAGAAGAGCAAAATGATAAAGGGAAAATTTTAATCAAGCCCAGCCGCACCCAAAACTCCCTAAGCGATGCTTTAAAAAAGAAATACAAAAATTTAGATGATGAAGAAGTCATGGCGTTACTCATCGCTTGGAATAACAGAATCTTGTTTTTACGGCTTTTAGAAAGCCTTTTAAGTTCTTTCAAGCATTTTGAAAAATCTTTCTTAACCATAGAAAACTTTAAAGATTTCAACGCCCTAAACACCCTCTTTTTTGAAGTCCTAGCCAAGAAAAACAGCGAGCGTTCTTTAAATAAAGAAGACAAGATTTTAGAAAAAATCCCTTATTTGAATTCCAGTTTGTTTGATCAAACGCCTTTGGAATTAAAGGGGTATGAAATCAAATTACTTGATAACAAATCTTTAGAGATTTACCCTAAATCCGTTCTTAAAAAAGACAAAGACTACCAAAATGAAAAAGCTTTGCCCTTGCTAAAATACCTTTTTGAATTTTTGCGCGTTTATGATTTCACCACCACCCCTAAAGACATTAAAGATAATCAAAATAAGAGCGAAAGCTGTTTGATTAACCCTAGCGTTTTGGGGCTTGTTTTTGAAAAACTCAACGGCTATAAAGAGGGGAGCTTTTATACCCCAAGCTTTATTACAAGCTACATGTGCAAAGAGAGTATCGAATCAATCGTGTTGGATAAATTCAATCAAACCTATAACATAGAGTGTGAAAAGTTAACAGAATTAAAAAATTATTTTAAAAATAGCTATAAAGAGGATAAACGCAAAGAATACCTAAACACGCTTTTAACTTTACGCGTTTGCGATCCGGCGGTGGGGAGCGGACATTTCTTGGTTTCAGCGCTCAATGAAATGGTGTTAATTGCTTACAAGCTAGGGCTTATTGCTTCCTTGTATCGCCACGAGCTTAGATTAGAAAACGATGAAATCATTATTCACACGCCAAAAAATGAAGTTTTTAAATACACCAAACCGCATAGCGAAAACGACCCCCACCACCAAATCCAAAAAGAACTTTTTGAGCTTAAAAAATCCATCATTGAGAACTGCCTTTTTGGCGTGGATATTAACCCCAATTCTTGCGAAATCACCAAGCTCAGGCTATGGATAGAGCTTTTAAAATACAGCTATTACATTTTTGAAGAGGGTAAGAACACTAACGTGCTTGAAACCCTCCCCAACATTGATATTAACATCAAGTGCGCTAACAGCTTGATCTCACGCTTTAATTTGAATGATGATCTCAAAAAGATCCCCAATATCAAGCAAAAAATCCAAGAATACAAAGATCTAGTCGCTCAATACAAAGATCCAAACCCTCTCTATCCCTTAAATAAGCAAGATTTAATCAACAAAATCCAAGACTTAAAAAACACTTTTTCCCTCACGCTCAAAGATCCTAAAACCAAAGCAGAGCTTGAAAAGGCTATTGAAAAACACATCAAAAAATACAATTTCTTTGCCCTAGATGATAAGAGTTTGCTAGATGGGTTAAATTACTTTATCCCAAACCTTTTTGGCACGCCCAAACTAAGCCCAAAAGAAGAGGAAGAGGCTTTTGCTTCTTATGGGCGTATTAGAGCTTTGAGAAAAAAGCTTGATGATGCCTTAAGTGGTGGAGAGTATCACAATGCGTTTGAATGGCGCTTTGAATTCCCTGAAGTTTTAGATGATGAGGGGAATTTTTTAGGCTTTGATTGCATCATTGGCAATCCGCCTTATATCCGCCAAGAACACATCAAAGACTTAAAGCCTTTATTACAAAAGCAATACCAAGATTTCTATAACAGCACCGCTGACATTTACACCTACTTTTTTGCCCTAGCTTACCACCTTTTAAAAGAAAAGGGGTTTAACGCTTTCATCACTTCCAACAAATACGCGCGGAGCCAATACGGCGCTAAATTAAGAGAATTGCTGCTCAAAAAAACCACCATTGTTAGCTACATGGAACTAAACGCCTTAAAAGTCTTTGAGAGCGCCACCGTGGATACCAGTATTATGAGTTTCATCAAACAATCGCCCCCTAAAGAAAGCCTCTTTAATTATTACGAACCCACCCCAAACGATAAAAACGATTTGAAAAGCGCTCGCCCTTTGCCCATGAGGCAAAACGCGCTTTCAACAGAAAGCTTTATTTTTGCCAACGCCACGCTTTTAGATTTAAGGGACAAAATAGAGAGTGTTGGCACCCCGCTTAAAGACTGGGATATTCAAATCTATCGTGGCATTTTAACCGGCGCTAACGAAGCCTTTATCATTACCACTGAAAAAAGAGAAGAGATTTTGAACGCTTGCAAGACGCAAGAAGAAAGAAAGCGCACAGACGCGCTCATCAAGCCTATTTTAAGAGGGAAAGACATTAAAAGGTATTCTTATGAGTGGGCGTCATTGTGGGTTATTAACACCCATAACGGCTACACTTCTAATCTCAAATTTAAAATCCCACCCATTGATATAGAAAAATACCCCGCAATCAAAGCGCATTTAAACTCTCATTGGGACACTATTGCAACACGATCCGATCAAGGAGACACCCCCTATCACTTAAGGAATTGCGCGTATTTAGAGGATTTTGAAAAAGAGAAAATTGTGTATGGCGAGATTGTGCAAGAGCCACGATTTTATTTAGATAATGGAGAATACGAATTAGGGTATTTTTATGCAGAAGCCACGAGCTTTATTCTCACAGGAGAGCATTTGCGCTATCTTTTAGGAATGTTGCATTCTGAATTGATTACTTTTGCTTTCAAAACTTTCTATGCTGGCGGAGGACTAGGCGAGAGTGGCTATCGCTATAAAAAGGCTTTTATAGAACGGCTCCCCATTCCTAAAATCACGCCACAAAACCAAGAATTAGCCGATAAAATCACCGATGGCGCGAAGCAAATCCTAGAGTTAAAAGAAAAAGACCCTAAAGCCAACACCCAAAAATTAGAAAAAGAAATTGACGTCTTAGTCTATCAGCTCTATAACCTCACCGATGAAGAAATTAAAACCATTGAAGCCGGGCAGTGA
- a CDS encoding Panacea domain-containing protein, which yields MVNTLELAKYILKRSNKELSNLELQKTLYFTELDYIKKFDKHLVSDDFEAWKYGPVAREVYYEYRNYGANSIDKPKEETLSQNLREDELETINRSIKKCNEKSYWDLVKESHKEDGAWHKSFKEDRKEIISKDLIKQEAKQANGN from the coding sequence ATGGTCAATACTTTGGAGCTAGCAAAATATATTCTTAAGCGTTCAAACAAAGAATTGAGCAACTTAGAATTGCAAAAAACTTTGTATTTCACAGAGCTTGACTATATTAAAAAGTTTGACAAACACCTAGTTTCTGATGATTTTGAAGCTTGGAAATACGGGCCTGTTGCAAGGGAAGTGTATTATGAATACCGCAATTATGGTGCCAATTCTATTGACAAACCCAAAGAAGAAACGCTCTCACAAAATCTTAGAGAAGATGAACTTGAAACCATCAATCGCTCCATAAAAAAATGCAACGAAAAATCCTATTGGGATTTAGTGAAAGAAAGTCATAAAGAAGATGGTGCTTGGCATAAAAGCTTCAAAGAAGATAGAAAAGAAATCATTAGCAAAGATTTGATCAAACAAGAAGCAAAACAAGCAAATGGAAACTAA